The following are from one region of the Mycolicibacterium diernhoferi genome:
- a CDS encoding alpha/beta fold hydrolase: MITPTERLVETNGVTLRVTEAGERGNPVVVLAHGFPELAYSWRHQIPALAAAGYHVLAPDQRGYGGSSRPEAIEDYNIIELTADIAGLLDDVGAERAVLVGHDWGSPVVTNFPLFYPDRVRAVAALSVPPIPRSAAPPTQIWRGIFGDNFFYILYFQEPGVADAELDGDPARTLRRMMGGLGADAGEAAAQRMVAPGPEGFIDRLSEPQRLPGWITEAELEHYVAEFTRTGFTGPLNWYRNFDRNWEITDPAAGNVAATTITAPLLFLAGSADPVLGFTPRDRVTEVATGGYREVLLEGAGHWLQQERPDEVNAALLEFLGELP, encoded by the coding sequence GTGATCACACCAACCGAGCGGTTAGTCGAGACCAATGGCGTGACGCTGCGGGTGACGGAGGCCGGCGAACGCGGAAATCCGGTCGTCGTCCTGGCCCACGGCTTCCCCGAACTGGCCTATTCCTGGCGCCACCAGATCCCCGCGCTGGCCGCGGCCGGATACCACGTTCTCGCCCCCGACCAGCGGGGATACGGCGGATCGTCGCGGCCCGAGGCGATCGAGGACTACAACATCATCGAATTGACCGCCGACATCGCCGGTTTGCTCGACGATGTCGGCGCCGAGCGGGCGGTGCTGGTCGGCCACGACTGGGGCTCGCCGGTGGTGACGAATTTCCCGTTGTTCTACCCTGACCGGGTGCGGGCGGTGGCCGCCCTGAGCGTGCCGCCGATCCCGCGGTCCGCCGCCCCGCCCACCCAGATCTGGCGGGGCATCTTCGGCGACAATTTCTTCTACATCCTGTACTTCCAGGAGCCCGGAGTGGCCGATGCGGAGCTCGACGGCGATCCGGCCCGCACCTTGCGCCGGATGATGGGCGGGCTCGGCGCAGACGCCGGGGAGGCCGCGGCGCAGCGGATGGTCGCTCCAGGACCCGAAGGCTTCATCGACCGGCTGTCCGAGCCGCAGCGTCTGCCCGGCTGGATCACCGAGGCCGAACTCGAGCACTATGTCGCCGAGTTCACCCGCACCGGGTTCACCGGCCCGCTGAACTGGTACCGCAATTTCGACCGGAACTGGGAGATCACCGACCCCGCGGCGGGCAACGTGGCCGCCACCACGATCACCGCGCCACTGCTCTTCCTGGCCGGCAGCGCCGACCCGGTGCTGGGCTTCACCCCGCGCGACCGGGTCACCGAGGTCGCCACCGGCGGCTACCGCGAGGTGTTGCTCGAGGGCGCCGGGCACTGGTTGCAGCAGGAGCGCCCGGACGAGGTGAACGCGGCGCTTCTCGAGTTCCTGGGTGAGTTGCCATGA
- a CDS encoding LLM class flavin-dependent oxidoreductase, whose translation MNPLNFGVFITPFHPTGQSPTVALQYDMDRVQMLDRLGYNEAWFGEHHSGGYELIACPEVFIAAAAERTRHIRLGTGVVSLPYHHPLMVADRWVLLDHLTRGRVMFGTGPGALPSDAYMMGIDPVDQRRMMQESLEAILALFRAAPDERIDRQTDWFTLRDAALHIRPYTWPYPEISTAAMISPSGPRLAGQFGTSLLSLSMSVPGGVAAVETTWDIVTEQALKSGRDVPDRRDWRVLGIVHVADTKEQAIEDCTYGLQDFANYFGAAGFVPLANATDGKAEDARQFVEDYAAKGNCCIGTTEEAIVYIQDLLDRSGGFGTFLLLGHDWASPAATYHSYELFAREVIPHFKGQLTAPRASHDWAKGMRDQLLGRAGQAIVNAITEHTGDKS comes from the coding sequence ATGAACCCGCTGAACTTCGGGGTCTTCATCACCCCGTTCCATCCGACCGGGCAGTCCCCCACCGTGGCACTGCAGTACGACATGGACCGGGTGCAGATGCTGGACCGGCTCGGCTACAACGAGGCCTGGTTCGGTGAACACCATTCCGGCGGTTACGAACTCATCGCCTGCCCAGAGGTGTTCATCGCCGCGGCCGCCGAACGCACCCGGCACATCCGGCTGGGCACCGGCGTGGTGTCCTTGCCCTACCACCATCCGCTGATGGTCGCCGACCGCTGGGTGTTGCTCGATCACCTGACCCGCGGCCGCGTGATGTTCGGCACCGGGCCGGGCGCGCTGCCGTCGGACGCCTACATGATGGGCATCGATCCGGTCGATCAGCGCCGGATGATGCAGGAGTCGCTGGAGGCCATCCTGGCCCTGTTCCGGGCGGCCCCCGATGAACGTATCGACCGGCAGACCGACTGGTTCACACTGCGCGATGCGGCGCTGCACATCCGGCCCTACACCTGGCCGTATCCGGAGATTTCCACCGCGGCAATGATTTCCCCGTCCGGCCCGCGGTTGGCCGGCCAGTTCGGCACCTCACTGCTCTCGCTGTCGATGTCGGTGCCCGGCGGCGTCGCGGCGGTGGAGACCACCTGGGACATCGTCACCGAACAGGCGCTCAAGTCCGGACGCGACGTCCCCGACCGCAGGGACTGGCGGGTGCTGGGCATCGTGCACGTCGCCGATACCAAGGAGCAGGCCATCGAGGACTGCACCTACGGGCTGCAGGATTTCGCGAACTACTTCGGGGCGGCCGGGTTCGTCCCGCTGGCCAATGCCACCGACGGGAAGGCCGAGGATGCCCGCCAGTTCGTCGAAGACTATGCGGCGAAGGGGAATTGCTGCATCGGCACCACCGAGGAGGCGATCGTCTACATCCAGGATCTCCTGGACCGCTCCGGCGGATTCGGCACGTTCCTGCTGCTGGGCCACGACTGGGCCTCCCCCGCGGCCACCTACCACTCCTACGAACTGTTCGCCCGCGAGGTGATCCCGCACTTCAAGGGGCAGCTGACCGCACCGCGCGCCTCCCACGACTGGGCCAAGGGCATGCGCGATCAGCTGCTCGGCCGGGCCGGGCAGGCCATCGTGAACGCCATCACCGAACACACCGGAGACAAGAGCTGA
- a CDS encoding zinc-binding dehydrogenase — MRSAVLRAGRMVVRDDVPEPVPGPGQVLVAVKACGICGSDLHFASHGDQMLAAGAEMEGMPDTMSGIDLAADIFMGHEFSAEILEAGPGTDTHPPGTLVTSVPVLVTSGGLDMIVYSNSTVGGYSERMLLSAPLLLPVPNGLDARQAALTEPMAVGLHAVNTSRIERGEAALVIGCGPIGIAIIAALRHRGVENIVAADFSSTRRALAATVGAHLTVDPAQGSPFHQSAPAVVFEAVGAPGVIDDVLRRAPAGARVVVAGVCMQPDTVHPFFASAKQISLHFVFGYDPGEFAESLRAIAEGEIDVTPLITGEVGLDGVGEAFDQLADPDLHCKIVVTP; from the coding sequence ATGCGCAGCGCGGTGCTGCGCGCCGGCCGGATGGTGGTGCGCGACGACGTGCCCGAACCGGTGCCCGGTCCCGGTCAGGTGCTGGTGGCGGTGAAGGCGTGCGGAATCTGCGGATCCGACCTGCATTTCGCCTCGCACGGGGACCAGATGCTGGCCGCGGGCGCCGAGATGGAAGGCATGCCCGACACCATGTCCGGCATCGACCTGGCGGCCGACATCTTCATGGGTCATGAGTTCAGCGCCGAGATCCTGGAGGCCGGGCCGGGCACCGACACCCATCCGCCGGGCACCCTGGTCACCTCGGTCCCGGTGCTGGTGACATCCGGCGGGCTGGACATGATCGTCTACAGCAACAGCACCGTCGGTGGCTACTCCGAACGCATGTTGCTCTCGGCCCCGCTGCTGTTGCCGGTGCCCAACGGTCTGGACGCTCGGCAGGCCGCCTTGACCGAGCCGATGGCGGTCGGCCTGCATGCGGTCAACACCTCCAGGATCGAGCGCGGTGAGGCCGCGCTGGTGATCGGGTGTGGACCCATCGGCATCGCCATCATCGCCGCGCTGCGCCACCGGGGTGTGGAAAACATTGTGGCGGCCGACTTCTCCTCCACCCGCCGGGCTCTGGCCGCGACGGTCGGCGCCCATCTGACGGTGGACCCCGCCCAGGGATCCCCGTTCCACCAGAGCGCACCGGCGGTGGTGTTCGAGGCCGTCGGCGCGCCCGGGGTCATCGATGATGTGCTGCGGCGCGCACCGGCCGGGGCGCGGGTGGTGGTCGCGGGTGTGTGCATGCAGCCCGACACCGTGCACCCGTTCTTCGCCAGCGCCAAGCAGATCAGCCTGCACTTCGTATTCGGTTATGACCCAGGTGAATTCGCCGAGTCGCTACGTGCCATCGCCGAGGGCGAGATCGACGTCACGCCACTGATCACCGGCGAGGTGGGTCTCGACGGTGTGGGGGAGGCCTTCGATCAGCTGGCCGACCCGGACCTGCACTGCAAGATCGTGGTCACCCCGTGA
- a CDS encoding SDR family NAD(P)-dependent oxidoreductase, with protein MAPKPLLGALRYSINVLTRPVPIPRPLSPSLRARVDGRVVFITGASSGIGRRLAQRVSAAGATTVITARRAEELADVVGSIEAAGGVAHAVVGDLSSPDGIDGVAQAVLDRHGAPDIFVSNAGRSIMRSVAASQDRLHDYERTMRLNYLAAVGLTLRLLPEMRRRGSGHIVHSSSVGVLSNLPTFSAYIASKAALEAFFRVAAVESLNDDIEFTNVHLPLVKTDMIAPTDWGGFTALTVDEGADMLVDAIRRRPRSVNNPLGSMYLAGAAIAPGTLYRLQNAMFVGTGLSKR; from the coding sequence ATGGCACCGAAACCCTTGCTCGGCGCATTGCGCTATTCGATCAACGTCCTGACCAGACCCGTGCCCATACCCCGGCCGCTCAGCCCGTCCCTGCGGGCACGGGTGGACGGGCGGGTGGTGTTCATCACCGGCGCCTCCAGCGGGATCGGGCGCCGGCTGGCGCAGCGGGTGTCGGCCGCAGGCGCCACCACGGTGATCACCGCGCGCCGGGCCGAGGAACTCGCCGACGTGGTCGGCTCGATCGAGGCGGCCGGCGGAGTCGCGCACGCGGTGGTCGGCGATCTCTCCAGCCCGGACGGGATCGACGGCGTCGCGCAGGCCGTACTGGACCGCCACGGTGCGCCGGACATCTTCGTCAGCAACGCGGGCCGGTCCATCATGCGATCCGTTGCGGCCTCCCAGGACCGGCTCCACGACTACGAACGCACCATGCGGCTGAACTATCTGGCCGCGGTGGGCCTGACCCTGCGCCTGCTGCCCGAGATGCGCAGACGCGGATCCGGGCACATCGTGCACAGCTCCTCGGTCGGGGTGTTGTCCAATCTGCCCACCTTCTCCGCCTACATCGCGTCCAAGGCCGCGCTGGAGGCGTTCTTCCGGGTGGCCGCCGTCGAAAGTCTGAACGACGACATCGAATTCACCAACGTGCACCTGCCGTTGGTGAAGACCGACATGATCGCCCCCACCGACTGGGGCGGCTTCACCGCACTCACCGTCGACGAGGGGGCGGACATGTTGGTCGACGCCATCCGTCGTCGCCCGCGGTCGGTGAACAACCCACTGGGTTCGATGTATCTGGCCGGGGCCGCGATAGCACCCGGCACGCTCTACCGGCTGCAGAACGCGATGTTCGTCGGGACCGGGCTTTCCAAGCGCTGA
- a CDS encoding SIMPL domain-containing protein gives MTLAKRLPVRVCLTLAAAAVAVGVTGCDATAGPVAGGDQSAAARQVTVIGAGEVQGTPDTLTVSAAMEATASDVTGALNQTSQRQQAVIDALRGAGVEDRDISTTQVSLQPQYNADGTSITAYRAGNAVDVKIRDADRASDILALIVNTGGDATRINSVSYSIADDSELVRDARARAFEDAKDRAQQYAELSGLTLGDVISISEADGSQPPPPVPMPRAAMAESVPLAPGEQSVGFSVTVVWELT, from the coding sequence ATGACCCTCGCGAAACGATTGCCGGTCCGTGTCTGCCTCACCCTGGCCGCGGCGGCGGTGGCTGTCGGGGTGACCGGATGCGATGCGACCGCGGGACCCGTGGCCGGCGGCGACCAGTCCGCCGCGGCCCGCCAGGTGACGGTGATCGGCGCCGGCGAGGTGCAGGGCACCCCGGACACCCTGACCGTGTCGGCTGCCATGGAGGCCACCGCCTCCGATGTCACCGGTGCGCTGAACCAGACCAGCCAGCGCCAGCAGGCCGTCATCGACGCCCTGCGCGGGGCGGGGGTGGAGGACAGGGACATCAGCACCACGCAGGTGTCACTGCAACCGCAGTACAACGCCGACGGCACCAGCATCACCGCGTACCGGGCGGGCAACGCCGTCGACGTGAAGATCCGCGACGCCGACCGGGCCTCGGACATCCTGGCGCTCATCGTCAACACCGGCGGGGACGCGACTCGCATCAACTCGGTGAGCTACTCGATCGCCGACGACTCCGAGCTCGTGCGCGATGCGCGCGCCCGCGCGTTCGAGGACGCCAAGGACCGCGCCCAGCAGTACGCGGAACTGTCCGGGCTCACCCTCGGCGACGTGATCTCCATATCCGAGGCCGACGGGTCGCAGCCGCCACCGCCGGTCCCGATGCCGCGCGCCGCGATGGCCGAGTCCGTGCCGCTGGCCCCGGGCGAGCAGAGCGTCGGGTTCTCCGTGACGGTGGTCTGGGAACTGACGTGA
- a CDS encoding TetR/AcrR family transcriptional regulator, whose translation MDVGEAMFARAPFDSVHISDVAEAADVSIGTVYTHFGNKDGLFLAVADRAMLYAADYVRERGTGKTPAERIENIAEAYLEAMLERSFLVRLLVSDFALPADAAVLARMTEHLSVLYVSLAGLIDEGIAAGFFRPVGSGLLARYLVGSWNGVIAMSMHSAASTVNVDQLAECLQSAGGLILAGLTAPSPAEGAIGRHGTAAG comes from the coding sequence ATGGACGTCGGCGAGGCGATGTTCGCCCGGGCCCCATTCGATTCCGTCCACATCAGCGATGTCGCCGAGGCCGCCGACGTGTCGATCGGGACGGTGTACACGCACTTCGGCAACAAGGACGGACTCTTCCTCGCGGTCGCGGACCGCGCGATGCTCTACGCCGCCGACTACGTCCGGGAACGCGGCACCGGAAAGACCCCGGCCGAGCGCATCGAGAACATCGCCGAGGCGTATCTCGAGGCCATGCTGGAGCGGTCGTTCCTGGTACGACTGCTGGTCAGTGATTTCGCGCTGCCCGCGGACGCGGCCGTGCTCGCCCGGATGACCGAGCACCTGTCCGTGCTGTACGTCAGCCTGGCCGGCCTGATCGACGAGGGCATCGCCGCGGGGTTCTTCCGCCCGGTGGGATCCGGGCTGCTGGCGCGCTACCTGGTCGGCTCCTGGAACGGCGTGATCGCCATGTCGATGCATTCGGCGGCGAGCACCGTGAACGTCGATCAACTCGCCGAATGCCTGCAGTCCGCGGGCGGCCTGATCCTCGCCGGGTTGACGGCACCGTCACCCGCCGAGGGGGCGATCGGCCGGCACGGCACGGCGGCCGGGTGA
- the hpt gene encoding hypoxanthine phosphoribosyltransferase codes for MSVPDTAELYPGEIKSVLLSEAEVKAKTAELAERIAADYRDGAPEQDLLLITVLKGAVMFVTDLARAIPVPTQLEFMAVSSYGSSTSSSGVVRILKDLDRDINDRDVLIVEDIVDSGLTLSWLLRNLATRRPRSLRVCTLLRKPDAVRADVEIEYVGFDIPNEFVVGYGLDYAERYRDLPYIGTLEPKVYETP; via the coding sequence GTGTCCGTGCCCGATACTGCGGAGTTGTATCCCGGCGAGATCAAGTCGGTCCTGCTGTCCGAAGCCGAAGTCAAAGCCAAGACCGCCGAACTGGCCGAGCGGATCGCTGCCGACTATCGGGACGGCGCCCCTGAACAGGATCTGCTGCTGATCACGGTGCTCAAGGGTGCGGTCATGTTCGTGACCGATCTGGCCCGCGCCATCCCGGTGCCCACCCAGCTGGAGTTCATGGCGGTCAGCTCGTACGGATCCTCCACGTCCTCATCGGGCGTCGTGCGCATCCTCAAGGATCTCGATCGCGACATCAACGATCGTGACGTGCTGATCGTCGAGGACATCGTGGACTCCGGTCTGACGCTGTCCTGGCTGCTGCGCAACCTGGCGACCCGCCGTCCGCGCTCGCTGCGGGTGTGCACGTTGCTGCGCAAGCCCGATGCGGTGCGCGCCGATGTCGAGATCGAGTACGTGGGCTTCGACATCCCCAATGAGTTCGTCGTCGGGTACGGCCTGGACTACGCCGAGCGGTACCGCGATCTGCCCTACATCGGGACGCTGGAGCCCAAGGTCTACGAGACCCCCTGA
- the tilS gene encoding tRNA lysidine(34) synthetase TilS, which translates to MDRSGPVARLRAAVSAFGRTHPGQRWCVALSGGADSLALTAVATRLRPTTALIVDHRLQPGSAAVAERARAAALELGCVDAQVLPVTVGSVGGPEAAARTARYDALQGARDGAPVLLAHTLDDQAETVLLGLGRGSGARSLSGMRAYDPPWGRPLLGVRRAVTVAACAELGLRPWQDPHNADPRFTRVRLRTEVLPLLEQVLGGGVAEALARTATALREDGETLDELAAAAGAGLRTGSGADTRLDAAGMSDLPVGVRRRVIRAWLLDGGACDLTDVQIRAVDALLVAWRGQGGVAVPSGLVRERLFAGRRNGTLVLYREPVD; encoded by the coding sequence ATGGATCGATCGGGTCCTGTAGCGCGGTTGCGCGCGGCGGTATCGGCGTTCGGGAGAACGCATCCCGGGCAGCGTTGGTGTGTGGCGTTGTCCGGCGGCGCGGATTCGCTGGCCTTGACCGCGGTGGCCACCCGGTTGCGGCCGACCACCGCCCTGATCGTCGACCACCGCCTGCAGCCGGGCTCCGCGGCCGTCGCGGAGCGGGCCCGCGCCGCCGCCCTTGAACTGGGATGCGTTGACGCACAGGTTCTTCCGGTGACCGTCGGCTCGGTGGGCGGGCCGGAGGCCGCCGCCCGGACGGCGCGCTACGACGCGCTGCAGGGTGCCCGCGACGGCGCGCCGGTGCTGCTCGCCCACACCCTCGACGATCAGGCCGAGACGGTGCTGCTGGGTCTGGGCCGCGGTTCGGGGGCCCGGTCGCTGTCCGGGATGCGGGCCTACGACCCGCCCTGGGGGCGGCCGCTGCTGGGGGTCCGGCGGGCGGTCACCGTCGCGGCGTGCGCCGAGCTGGGGCTGCGGCCGTGGCAGGACCCGCACAACGCCGACCCGCGGTTCACCCGGGTCCGGCTGCGCACCGAGGTGCTGCCGCTGCTGGAGCAGGTGCTCGGCGGCGGGGTGGCCGAGGCCCTCGCCCGCACCGCGACCGCGTTACGCGAGGACGGCGAGACACTCGACGAGCTGGCGGCCGCCGCGGGTGCCGGGTTGCGCACCGGAAGCGGTGCCGACACCCGACTGGACGCGGCCGGGATGTCCGACCTGCCGGTCGGGGTCCGGCGCCGTGTCATCCGGGCCTGGTTGCTCGACGGCGGCGCCTGTGACCTCACCGACGTCCAGATCCGCGCGGTCGACGCGCTGCTCGTCGCCTGGCGGGGCCAGGGCGGGGTGGCGGTGCCGAGCGGCCTGGTCCGGGAGCGACTGTTCGCCGGGCGGCGAAACGGCACTCTGGTGCTCTACCGGGAGCCCGTCGACTGA
- a CDS encoding zinc-dependent metalloprotease gives MSGTSPGGLERGDRGNNLSVGGAVDWSFAAGVGAKLSRPAPPTTDYTRDQAIAELAESARAAELPVREVTHLNEGAEVPEARIIDRPQWVHAATESMKVMTGGGESSSKGPAAGLAAKVAGAQTGAVLAFISSGILGQYDPFAGGLGDRRGELLLVYPNVIAVERQLRVKPADFRLWVCLHEVTHRVQFRANPWLADHMSDSLAALTDDAGEQVGEVIGRLGEYVRAQRKGEASEANSSGVIGLLRAVQAEPQRQALDRLLVLGTLLEGHAEHVMDAVGPAVVPTVATIRRRFDDRRQRKQPPLQRIIRTLLGFDAKLNQYTRGKVFVDEVVGRVGMHRFNTIWTNAETLPLPAEIEEPQRWIDRVL, from the coding sequence ATGAGCGGGACCAGCCCCGGTGGGCTGGAGCGGGGCGACCGGGGGAACAACCTGAGCGTCGGCGGCGCGGTCGACTGGTCCTTCGCCGCCGGTGTCGGTGCGAAGCTGAGCCGGCCGGCCCCGCCCACCACCGACTACACCCGCGACCAGGCGATCGCCGAACTCGCCGAGTCCGCCCGCGCCGCGGAACTACCGGTGCGCGAGGTCACCCACCTCAACGAGGGTGCCGAGGTACCCGAGGCCCGGATCATCGACCGGCCGCAGTGGGTGCACGCGGCGACCGAGTCGATGAAGGTGATGACCGGCGGCGGCGAGTCCTCGTCGAAGGGGCCGGCCGCCGGGTTGGCCGCCAAGGTGGCCGGTGCGCAGACCGGTGCGGTGCTGGCGTTCATCTCGTCCGGGATCCTGGGCCAGTACGACCCGTTCGCCGGCGGGCTGGGGGATCGTCGCGGCGAACTTCTGCTGGTCTATCCGAATGTCATTGCGGTGGAACGGCAGCTGCGCGTCAAGCCGGCCGATTTCCGGTTGTGGGTGTGCCTGCACGAGGTGACCCACCGGGTGCAGTTCCGGGCCAATCCCTGGCTGGCCGATCACATGTCCGACTCGCTGGCCGCGCTCACCGACGACGCCGGAGAGCAGGTCGGTGAGGTCATCGGCCGGCTCGGGGAGTACGTCCGCGCACAGCGCAAAGGCGAAGCGTCGGAAGCGAACTCGTCGGGTGTGATCGGTCTGTTGCGCGCCGTGCAGGCCGAGCCGCAACGGCAGGCGCTGGACCGGTTGCTGGTGCTGGGCACGCTGCTGGAGGGGCACGCCGAGCATGTGATGGACGCCGTCGGGCCGGCGGTGGTACCGACGGTGGCGACCATCCGGCGGCGTTTCGACGATCGGCGACAACGCAAACAGCCGCCCCTGCAACGCATCATCCGCACCCTGCTCGGCTTCGACGCCAAGCTCAACCAGTACACCCGGGGCAAGGTGTTCGTCGACGAGGTGGTCGGCAGAGTCGGGATGCACCGTTTCAACACCATCTGGACCAACGCCGAAACCCTGCCGCTGCCGGCGGAGATCGAAGAACCGCAACGATGGATCGATCGGGTCCTGTAG
- the dacB gene encoding D-alanyl-D-alanine carboxypeptidase/D-alanyl-D-alanine endopeptidase has product MRPGRWRRSTHLVIGLVVLVLVAAVVGVTAVLTSSRTSARSALPEQPAAVTAAPGVRPLGEATTEPTRKGLTATLAAALADPNLGALTGRVTDGVTGAELWEQGERIPMQPASTNKVLTAAAALLTLDRDATLTTRVLAGNRPGVVVLHGGGDPTLSAFEPGRRTWYKGAARISDLAEQVRSTGTRVTAVQVDLGEYSGPTMAPGWDPLDIDGGDIAPIESVMLDGGRTQPTTVDSRRSRTPGLDAGRALAAALGVDPATVTVGSVSADADELAAVQSPPLIERLRQMMNDSDNVMAESIGREVAAALNRPQSFDGAVQAVLGQLRGAGVDTANAILLDSSGLSVDNRLTALTLDGVIAAAVGEDHPRLRPLVDLLPIAGGSGTLSNRYLDTEEGRASAGWLRAKTGSLTGTNTLAGIVTDASGRVLTFALISNNAGPTGRTSLDALAAKLRSCGCGG; this is encoded by the coding sequence ATGCGGCCCGGGAGATGGCGCCGATCCACCCACCTGGTGATCGGCCTGGTGGTACTCGTTCTGGTGGCTGCCGTGGTCGGTGTCACCGCGGTGCTGACCTCCTCACGCACGTCGGCGCGCAGTGCCCTGCCCGAACAACCCGCCGCGGTGACGGCCGCACCCGGGGTCCGGCCGCTGGGCGAGGCCACCACCGAACCGACCCGCAAGGGGTTGACCGCCACGCTGGCCGCCGCGCTGGCCGACCCGAACCTCGGCGCGCTGACCGGCCGGGTGACCGACGGCGTCACCGGTGCTGAACTGTGGGAACAGGGCGAACGCATCCCCATGCAGCCGGCGTCGACGAACAAGGTGCTCACCGCGGCGGCTGCGCTGCTGACGCTGGACCGGGACGCGACCCTGACCACCCGGGTCCTGGCCGGCAACCGTCCCGGCGTGGTGGTGCTGCACGGTGGCGGGGATCCGACCCTGTCGGCCTTCGAACCGGGCAGGCGCACCTGGTACAAGGGCGCGGCCCGGATCAGCGATCTCGCCGAACAGGTCCGCAGCACCGGCACCCGGGTCACCGCGGTGCAGGTCGACCTGGGCGAATACAGCGGGCCCACGATGGCGCCGGGCTGGGATCCGCTCGACATCGACGGCGGGGACATCGCGCCGATCGAGTCGGTGATGCTCGACGGCGGCCGCACCCAGCCGACGACGGTGGATTCGCGGCGCTCCCGCACCCCCGGCCTGGACGCCGGCCGTGCGCTGGCCGCGGCGCTGGGTGTGGACCCGGCGACGGTGACCGTCGGTTCGGTATCCGCGGACGCCGACGAGCTGGCCGCGGTGCAGTCCCCGCCGCTGATCGAGCGGCTGCGGCAGATGATGAACGACTCGGACAACGTGATGGCCGAATCGATCGGCCGGGAGGTGGCCGCGGCGCTGAACCGGCCGCAGAGCTTCGACGGCGCGGTGCAGGCCGTCCTCGGTCAGCTGCGCGGCGCCGGTGTCGACACCGCGAACGCCATCCTGCTCGATTCCAGCGGGTTGTCCGTGGACAACCGGCTCACCGCGCTGACGCTGGACGGGGTGATCGCCGCCGCGGTCGGCGAGGATCATCCGAGGCTTCGTCCGCTGGTGGACCTCCTGCCGATCGCCGGCGGCAGCGGCACCCTGTCCAACCGCTACCTGGACACCGAGGAGGGCCGGGCCTCGGCGGGGTGGCTGCGCGCCAAGACCGGATCGCTGACCGGCACCAACACGCTGGCCGGCATCGTGACCGACGCCAGCGGCCGGGTGCTGACCTTCGCGCTGATCTCCAACAACGCCGGGCCGACGGGGCGTACCTCGCTGGATGCGCTGGCCGCCAAACTGCGGTCCTGTGGATGCGGCGGATGA
- a CDS encoding inorganic diphosphatase has product MSFDVVIEIPKGSRNKYEVDHETGRVKLDRYLYTSFGYPADYGFFEDTLGEDGDPLDALVLLPESVFPGCIVEARPVAMFKMTDEAGGDDKLLCVPAGDPRWDHIQDLADVPPFELEAIKHFFVHYKDLEPGKFVKAADWAGREEAEAELQRSIERFKAQGH; this is encoded by the coding sequence GTGTCGTTCGACGTCGTCATCGAGATCCCCAAGGGATCGCGCAACAAGTACGAAGTGGACCACGAGACCGGCCGCGTCAAGCTCGACCGGTACCTGTACACCTCCTTCGGATACCCGGCTGACTACGGCTTCTTCGAGGACACCCTCGGCGAGGACGGCGATCCGCTGGACGCGCTGGTGCTGCTGCCCGAGTCCGTGTTCCCCGGCTGCATCGTCGAGGCCCGCCCGGTCGCGATGTTCAAGATGACCGACGAGGCCGGCGGCGACGACAAGCTGCTGTGCGTGCCCGCCGGCGATCCGCGCTGGGACCACATCCAGGACCTCGCCGACGTGCCACCCTTCGAGCTCGAGGCCATCAAGCACTTCTTCGTGCACTACAAGGACCTGGAGCCGGGCAAGTTCGTCAAGGCCGCCGATTGGGCCGGCCGCGAAGAGGCCGAGGCCGAGCTGCAGCGCTCGATCGAGCGTTTCAAAGCACAAGGTCACTGA
- a CDS encoding 2-oxo-4-hydroxy-4-carboxy-5-ureidoimidazoline decarboxylase: MLLHQGIGLDVFNTLPERKAVHALYECVNSYGLARELARGRPYADHEALFRRADALLFALSEPAVDQLLETCPDVGRRPRSARSAAEQCAVWDEDPTTMDALSTAAREYFDRYGFPFVMFVDGRCATEVLKALDSRLHHEVEMERKILRNELAKIGRTRLERMLGPEGGFHNW, encoded by the coding sequence GTGTTGCTGCATCAAGGGATCGGCCTCGACGTGTTCAACACGCTGCCCGAACGCAAGGCCGTGCACGCGCTCTATGAGTGCGTCAACAGCTACGGGCTGGCCCGTGAGCTCGCCCGCGGCCGCCCCTACGCCGATCACGAGGCGCTGTTCCGCCGGGCCGACGCGCTGCTGTTCGCGTTGTCCGAGCCGGCGGTCGATCAACTGCTGGAAACCTGCCCGGACGTCGGCCGACGCCCCCGTAGTGCCCGGTCGGCGGCCGAGCAGTGCGCGGTGTGGGACGAGGACCCCACCACCATGGACGCCCTCAGCACGGCCGCCCGCGAGTACTTCGACCGGTACGGCTTCCCGTTCGTGATGTTCGTCGACGGCCGTTGCGCCACCGAGGTCCTGAAAGCCCTCGACAGTCGCCTGCATCACGAGGTGGAGATGGAACGCAAGATCCTGCGCAACGAACTCGCCAAGATCGGCCGGACCCGGTTGGAGCGCATGCTCGGACCCGAAGGCGGATTTCACAACTGGTGA